From Sceloporus undulatus isolate JIND9_A2432 ecotype Alabama chromosome 6, SceUnd_v1.1, whole genome shotgun sequence, one genomic window encodes:
- the LOC121933804 gene encoding zinc finger protein 479-like, producing the protein MATVDGKVKEEMLLLPNAKTAESAAQTCHENCKNQEEVQRVPEKPFHCTDCGKSFSQSSNLIEHQRIHTGECPFTCSECEKSFSRSSTLVEHQRTHAGEKPYMCAECGRGFSRSSTLTDHQRIHTGETPFPCRECGKAFSRTSNLVKHLLTHSGEKPYTCQLCGKRFSLSSNLLKHERTHLREKPFPCSLCGNHFKKKTLLVSHHCVHTGERPYRCEECGKCFSQSSVLIKHQRIHTGEKPYKCADCGKSFYVSSNLIKHQRIHTGEKPYACSICGKAFRYKPQFTRHQAQAHPEKEEMEESFPTLGSFGTWSETLPLIQKSDKA; encoded by the exons ATGGCCACAG TTGATGGGAAAGTAAAGGAGGAAATGTTGCTTCTTCCCAATGCAAAAACTGCAGAAAGTGCTGCCCAGACCTGCCATGAAAACTGCAAGAATCAAGAGGAGGTGCAA CGTGTGCCAGAGAAACCGTTTCACTGCACTGATTGTGGGAAGAGCTTCTCCCAGAGCTCTAACCTGATagaacatcagagaatccacacaggggagtgTCCATTCACCTGCAGTGAATGTGAGAAGAGCTTCAGCCGCAGCAGTACTCTTGTAGAGCACCAGCGCACCCACGCGGGTGAGAAGCCTTACATGTGTGCTGAATGTGGGCGGGGATTTAGCCGCAGCTCCACCCTCACTGATCACCAGCGTATTCACACCGGGGAGACACCCTTCCCATGCCGGGAATGTGGTAAGGCCTTCAGCCGCACCTCCAACCTCGTGAAGCACTTGCTTACCCACtcgggagagaagccatacacatGTCAGCTCTGTGGGAAACGCTTTTCTCTGAGCTCTAACCTCCTCAAGCATGAGCGCACTCATTTGAGGGAAAAGCCCTTCCCCTGCTCCCTCTGTGGAAATCATTTCAAGAAGAAGACCCTCCTGGTGTCCCACCATTGTGTGCACACTGGGGAGAGGCCCTACCGATGCGaggagtgtggaaaatgcttctCCCAGAGTTCTGTTCTGATcaaacaccagagaatccacactggggagaaaccctACAAATGTGCAGACTGTGGTAAGAGCTTCTACGTGAGTTCAAACCTCATCAAGCACCAGAGAatccatacaggggagaaaccatatgcTTGCTCCATCTGCGGGAAAGCCTTCCGTTACAAGCCCCAGTTCACTCGACACCAAGCACAGGCGCACCCTGAAAAGGAGGAGATGGAAGAATCATTTCCTACACTCGGTTCCTTTGGTACTTGGTCAGAGACACTTCCTCTGATACAGAAGTCAGACAAAGCGTAG
- the LOC121933322 gene encoding zinc finger protein 660-like isoform X1: protein MACKWPLPKMEGKALGGAEEKERQRDKAGAEPGCQIEREFKKEAPEENVEIHELEVSLSPDQPVIVLGSKSSAGKQIRCHDGMTEKGAELHYSISSQSLNDCGSQAKVQEQQWRSQVRRRQAKESSHDPPGFINLLGILEPPPPLPPPAPRRPVDKPYHCTECGKSFSQSSVLIEHQRIHTGERPFVCNVCGKRFSQSSTLMGHQRIHTGEKPFACSECGRGFSRSSALTEHQRTHTGETPFPCRECGKAFSRTSNLVKHLRTHSGEKPYTCTLCGKRFSLSSNLLKHERTHSGEKPFPCPLCGKCFKKKTHLVSHNRVHTGERPYRCEECGKCFSQSSSLIEHQRIHTGEKPYKCPQCGRGFYVNSKLVKHQRIHTGEKPYACSACGKTFRYKQQFPRHVAHVHPGEDQVSVLTLSTSVTLGTSVNMLLS, encoded by the exons ATGGCATGCAAGTGGCCACTCCCCAAGATGGAAGGAAAAGCTTTAGGAGGtgcagaggaaaaggagagacagagagacaaag CAGGTGCTGAGCCCGGATGTCAAATTGAGAGAGAGTTCAAGAAGGAAGCACCAGAGGAAAATGTGGAGATACATGAGCTGGAAGTATCACTAAGCCCTGACCAACCAGTAATAGTGCTAGGGAGCAAGAGCAGTGCTGGAAAACAAATAAGGTGCCATGATGGCATGACTGAAAAGGGAGCCGAGCTGCATTACTCAATCAGCTCTCAGAGCTTGAATGACTGTGGCAGTCAGGCAAAGGTGCAGGAACAGCAGTGGAGAAGCCAGGTGAGAAGACGCCAGGCAAAGGAGTCTTCCCATGATCCTCCAGGGTTTATCAACCTTTTAGGtatcctggaacctcctcctcctcttccacctcctgcCCCCCGAAGGCCAGTGGATAAGCCATACCACTGCACTGAGTGCGGGAAGAGCTTCTCGCAGAGCTCTGTTCTCATCGAACACCAGaggatccacacaggggagaggCCCTTTGTGTGCAATGTGTGTGGGAAGCGCTTCTCCCAAAGTTCAACCCTGATGGGACACCAGAGGATCCACACAGGCGAAAAGCCCTTTGCCTGCTCTGAATGTGGACGAGGGTTTAGCCGGAGCTCTGCGTTGACAGAACACCAGCGCACCCACACTGGGGAGACACCCTTCCCATGCCGAGAGTGTGGGAAGGCCTTCAGCCGTACCTCCAACCTTGTGAAGCACTTGCGCACCCACTCAGGCGAGAAGCCATACACATGCACCCTCTGTGGAAAGCGCTTCTCCCTGAGCTCCAATCTCCTCAAGCATGAGCGTACCCATTCAGGCGAGAAGCccttcccctgccccctctgtGGCAAATGTTTCAAGAAGAAAACCCACCTGGTGTCTCATAATCGCGTGCACACTGGGGAGCGGCCTTACCGGTGTGAAGAATGTGGGAAGTGTTTCTCCCAGAGCTCCTCCCTGATCGagcaccagagaatccacactggggagaagcccTACAAATGTCCCCAGTGTGGCCGAGGATTTTATGTTAACTCCAAACTGGTCAAACATCAGAGGAtccacacaggtgagaaaccCTATGCCTGCTCTGCCTGTGGGAAGACCTTCCGATATAAGCAGCAATTCCCACGCCATGTGGCTCATGTGCATCCTGGGGAGGACCAGGTTTCTGTACTTACCTTGAGCACCAGTGTTACTTTAGGCACAAGTGTTAATATGCTCCTTTCGTAG
- the LOC121933322 gene encoding zinc finger protein 660-like isoform X2, which yields MACKWPLPKMEGKALGGAEEKERQRDKGAEPGCQIEREFKKEAPEENVEIHELEVSLSPDQPVIVLGSKSSAGKQIRCHDGMTEKGAELHYSISSQSLNDCGSQAKVQEQQWRSQVRRRQAKESSHDPPGFINLLGILEPPPPLPPPAPRRPVDKPYHCTECGKSFSQSSVLIEHQRIHTGERPFVCNVCGKRFSQSSTLMGHQRIHTGEKPFACSECGRGFSRSSALTEHQRTHTGETPFPCRECGKAFSRTSNLVKHLRTHSGEKPYTCTLCGKRFSLSSNLLKHERTHSGEKPFPCPLCGKCFKKKTHLVSHNRVHTGERPYRCEECGKCFSQSSSLIEHQRIHTGEKPYKCPQCGRGFYVNSKLVKHQRIHTGEKPYACSACGKTFRYKQQFPRHVAHVHPGEDQVSVLTLSTSVTLGTSVNMLLS from the exons ATGGCATGCAAGTGGCCACTCCCCAAGATGGAAGGAAAAGCTTTAGGAGGtgcagaggaaaaggagagacagagagacaaag GTGCTGAGCCCGGATGTCAAATTGAGAGAGAGTTCAAGAAGGAAGCACCAGAGGAAAATGTGGAGATACATGAGCTGGAAGTATCACTAAGCCCTGACCAACCAGTAATAGTGCTAGGGAGCAAGAGCAGTGCTGGAAAACAAATAAGGTGCCATGATGGCATGACTGAAAAGGGAGCCGAGCTGCATTACTCAATCAGCTCTCAGAGCTTGAATGACTGTGGCAGTCAGGCAAAGGTGCAGGAACAGCAGTGGAGAAGCCAGGTGAGAAGACGCCAGGCAAAGGAGTCTTCCCATGATCCTCCAGGGTTTATCAACCTTTTAGGtatcctggaacctcctcctcctcttccacctcctgcCCCCCGAAGGCCAGTGGATAAGCCATACCACTGCACTGAGTGCGGGAAGAGCTTCTCGCAGAGCTCTGTTCTCATCGAACACCAGaggatccacacaggggagaggCCCTTTGTGTGCAATGTGTGTGGGAAGCGCTTCTCCCAAAGTTCAACCCTGATGGGACACCAGAGGATCCACACAGGCGAAAAGCCCTTTGCCTGCTCTGAATGTGGACGAGGGTTTAGCCGGAGCTCTGCGTTGACAGAACACCAGCGCACCCACACTGGGGAGACACCCTTCCCATGCCGAGAGTGTGGGAAGGCCTTCAGCCGTACCTCCAACCTTGTGAAGCACTTGCGCACCCACTCAGGCGAGAAGCCATACACATGCACCCTCTGTGGAAAGCGCTTCTCCCTGAGCTCCAATCTCCTCAAGCATGAGCGTACCCATTCAGGCGAGAAGCccttcccctgccccctctgtGGCAAATGTTTCAAGAAGAAAACCCACCTGGTGTCTCATAATCGCGTGCACACTGGGGAGCGGCCTTACCGGTGTGAAGAATGTGGGAAGTGTTTCTCCCAGAGCTCCTCCCTGATCGagcaccagagaatccacactggggagaagcccTACAAATGTCCCCAGTGTGGCCGAGGATTTTATGTTAACTCCAAACTGGTCAAACATCAGAGGAtccacacaggtgagaaaccCTATGCCTGCTCTGCCTGTGGGAAGACCTTCCGATATAAGCAGCAATTCCCACGCCATGTGGCTCATGTGCATCCTGGGGAGGACCAGGTTTCTGTACTTACCTTGAGCACCAGTGTTACTTTAGGCACAAGTGTTAATATGCTCCTTTCGTAG
- the KAT8 gene encoding histone acetyltransferase KAT8 isoform X2, with protein sequence MAAAAAGPGSGDAGSASAGDEGGGERGSPLGSEPRRQGPGGREEDQAPAQPQPPPPPGLASPGLPPSSPAPREAEVTVEIGETYLCRRADGTWHSAEVIQSRINEQEAREEFYVHYVGFNRRLDEWVDKNRLALTKTVKDAVQKNTDQYMNELSEQPERKITRNQKRKHDEINHVQKTYAEMDPTTAALEKEHEAITKGQCQWRQPPGKEIYRKNNISVYEVDGKDHKIYCQNLCLLAKLFLDHKTLYFDVEPFIFYILTEVDRQGAHIVGYFSKEKESPDGNNVACILTLPPYQRRGYGKFLIAFSYELSKLESTVGSPEKPLSDLGKLSYRSYWSWVLLEILRDFRGTLSIKDLSQMTSITQNDIISTLQSLNMVKYWKGQHVICVTPKLVEEHLKSAQYKKPPITVDSLCLRWAPPKHKQAKISKK encoded by the exons ATGGCAGCGGCTGCGGCGGGGCCTGGCTCCGGCGACGCGGGCTCTGCCTCAGCGGGCGACGAAGGCGGCGGGGAGCGAGGGAGCCCCCTCGGCTCGGAGCCGCGGCGCCAGGGACCGGGGGGGCGGGAGGAGGACCAGGCGCCCGCGCAGCCCCAGCCCCCGCCCCCGCCGGGCCTGGCCAGCCCCGGCCTGCCGCCTTCCTCGCCGGCCCCTCGGGAGGCCGAGGTCACGGTGGAGATCGGGGAGACCTACCTCTGCCGGAGGGCCGACGGCACGTGGC aCTCTGCAGAAGTGATCCAGTCTCGAATCAATGAACAAGAAGCCAGGGAGGAGTTTTATGTGCACTATGTTGGAT TCAACCGGCGCTTGGATGAGTGGGTGGACAAAAACCGCCTGGCCCTCACCAAGACAGTCAAAGATGCGGTGCAGAAGAACACTGATCAGTACATGAATGAATTGTCTGAGCAGCCAGAGCGCAAGATCACTCGCAACCAAAAGCGCAAACATGAtgaaatcaaccatgtgcaaaag ACTTATGCTGAAATGGATCCCACTACAGCAGCTTTGGAGAAGGAACATGAAGCA ATCACCAAG GGTCAGTGTCAATGGCGGCAACCACCAGGGAAGGAGATCTACCGGAAGAACAATATTTCAGTGTATGAGGTAGATGGCAAAGACCACAAG ATTTACTGCCAGAATTTATGTCTCTTGGCCAAACTTTTCCTAGACCATAAGACCCTCTACTTTGATGTGGAGCCCTTCATTTTCTACATCCTTACTGAGGTCGACAGGCAAGGGGCCCATATTGTGGGCTACTTCTCCAAG GAGAAAGAGTCACCAGATGGCAACAATGTGGCCTGCATCCTCACCTTGCCACCATACCAGAGGCGTGGTTACGGAAAGTTCCTCATTGCTTTCA GCTATGAACTCTCCAAGTTGGAAAGCACAGTGGGCTCCCCAGAGAAGCCCCTCTCGGATCTGGGCAAGCTGAGCTACCGTAGCTATTGGTCGTGGGTGTTGCTGGAGATCCTCCGGGATTTCCGGGGGACACTCTCCATCAAAGATCTCAG CCAGATGACAAGCATCACACAAAATGACATCATCAGTACTCTTCAGTCACTGAACATGGTCAAGTATTGGAAGGGGCAGCATGTCATATGTGTCACCCCCAAACTGGTTGAGGAGCACCTCAAAAGTGCCCAGTACAAGAAGCCTCCCATCACAG TGGATTCCCTCTGCCTCAGATGGGCACCTCCCAAACACAAACAGGCCAAGATTTCCAAGAAGTGA
- the KAT8 gene encoding histone acetyltransferase KAT8 isoform X1: MAAAAAGPGSGDAGSASAGDEGGGERGSPLGSEPRRQGPGGREEDQAPAQPQPPPPPGLASPGLPPSSPAPREAEVTVEIGETYLCRRADGTWHSAEVIQSRINEQEAREEFYVHYVGFNRRLDEWVDKNRLALTKTVKDAVQKNTDQYMNELSEQPERKITRNQKRKHDEINHVQKTYAEMDPTTAALEKEHEAITKVKYVDKIHIGNYEIDAWYFSPFPEDYGKQPKLWICEYCLKYMKFEKTYRYHLGQCQWRQPPGKEIYRKNNISVYEVDGKDHKIYCQNLCLLAKLFLDHKTLYFDVEPFIFYILTEVDRQGAHIVGYFSKEKESPDGNNVACILTLPPYQRRGYGKFLIAFSYELSKLESTVGSPEKPLSDLGKLSYRSYWSWVLLEILRDFRGTLSIKDLSQMTSITQNDIISTLQSLNMVKYWKGQHVICVTPKLVEEHLKSAQYKKPPITVDSLCLRWAPPKHKQAKISKK; encoded by the exons ATGGCAGCGGCTGCGGCGGGGCCTGGCTCCGGCGACGCGGGCTCTGCCTCAGCGGGCGACGAAGGCGGCGGGGAGCGAGGGAGCCCCCTCGGCTCGGAGCCGCGGCGCCAGGGACCGGGGGGGCGGGAGGAGGACCAGGCGCCCGCGCAGCCCCAGCCCCCGCCCCCGCCGGGCCTGGCCAGCCCCGGCCTGCCGCCTTCCTCGCCGGCCCCTCGGGAGGCCGAGGTCACGGTGGAGATCGGGGAGACCTACCTCTGCCGGAGGGCCGACGGCACGTGGC aCTCTGCAGAAGTGATCCAGTCTCGAATCAATGAACAAGAAGCCAGGGAGGAGTTTTATGTGCACTATGTTGGAT TCAACCGGCGCTTGGATGAGTGGGTGGACAAAAACCGCCTGGCCCTCACCAAGACAGTCAAAGATGCGGTGCAGAAGAACACTGATCAGTACATGAATGAATTGTCTGAGCAGCCAGAGCGCAAGATCACTCGCAACCAAAAGCGCAAACATGAtgaaatcaaccatgtgcaaaag ACTTATGCTGAAATGGATCCCACTACAGCAGCTTTGGAGAAGGAACATGAAGCA ATCACCAAGGTGAAATATGTGGACAAGATCCATATTGGAAACTATGAGATTGATGCATGGTATTTCTCACCATTCCCAGAAGACTACGGAAAGCAGCCCAAGCTATGGATCTGCGAGTACTGCCTCAAGTACATGAAGTTTGAGAAGACTTACCGCTACCATCTT GGTCAGTGTCAATGGCGGCAACCACCAGGGAAGGAGATCTACCGGAAGAACAATATTTCAGTGTATGAGGTAGATGGCAAAGACCACAAG ATTTACTGCCAGAATTTATGTCTCTTGGCCAAACTTTTCCTAGACCATAAGACCCTCTACTTTGATGTGGAGCCCTTCATTTTCTACATCCTTACTGAGGTCGACAGGCAAGGGGCCCATATTGTGGGCTACTTCTCCAAG GAGAAAGAGTCACCAGATGGCAACAATGTGGCCTGCATCCTCACCTTGCCACCATACCAGAGGCGTGGTTACGGAAAGTTCCTCATTGCTTTCA GCTATGAACTCTCCAAGTTGGAAAGCACAGTGGGCTCCCCAGAGAAGCCCCTCTCGGATCTGGGCAAGCTGAGCTACCGTAGCTATTGGTCGTGGGTGTTGCTGGAGATCCTCCGGGATTTCCGGGGGACACTCTCCATCAAAGATCTCAG CCAGATGACAAGCATCACACAAAATGACATCATCAGTACTCTTCAGTCACTGAACATGGTCAAGTATTGGAAGGGGCAGCATGTCATATGTGTCACCCCCAAACTGGTTGAGGAGCACCTCAAAAGTGCCCAGTACAAGAAGCCTCCCATCACAG TGGATTCCCTCTGCCTCAGATGGGCACCTCCCAAACACAAACAGGCCAAGATTTCCAAGAAGTGA
- the KAT8 gene encoding histone acetyltransferase KAT8 isoform X3, with protein sequence MAAAAAGPGSGDAGSASAGDEGGGERGSPLGSEPRRQGPGGREEDQAPAQPQPPPPPGLASPGLPPSSPAPREAEVTVEIGETYLCRRADGTWHSAEVIQSRINEQEAREEFYVHYVGFNRRLDEWVDKNRLALTKTVKDAVQKNTDQYMNELSEQPERKITRNQKRKHDEINHVQKTYAEMDPTTAALEKEHEAITKVKYVDKIHIGNYEIDAWYFSPFPEDYGKQPKLWICEYCLKYMKFEKTYRYHLGQCQWRQPPGKEIYRKNNISVYEVDGKDHKIYCQNLCLLAKLFLDHKTLYFDVEPFIFYILTEVDRQGAHIVGYFSKEKESPDGNNVACILTLPPYQRRGYGKFLIAFSYELSKLESTVGSPEKPLSDLGKLSYRSYWSWVLLEILRDFRGTLSIKDLR encoded by the exons ATGGCAGCGGCTGCGGCGGGGCCTGGCTCCGGCGACGCGGGCTCTGCCTCAGCGGGCGACGAAGGCGGCGGGGAGCGAGGGAGCCCCCTCGGCTCGGAGCCGCGGCGCCAGGGACCGGGGGGGCGGGAGGAGGACCAGGCGCCCGCGCAGCCCCAGCCCCCGCCCCCGCCGGGCCTGGCCAGCCCCGGCCTGCCGCCTTCCTCGCCGGCCCCTCGGGAGGCCGAGGTCACGGTGGAGATCGGGGAGACCTACCTCTGCCGGAGGGCCGACGGCACGTGGC aCTCTGCAGAAGTGATCCAGTCTCGAATCAATGAACAAGAAGCCAGGGAGGAGTTTTATGTGCACTATGTTGGAT TCAACCGGCGCTTGGATGAGTGGGTGGACAAAAACCGCCTGGCCCTCACCAAGACAGTCAAAGATGCGGTGCAGAAGAACACTGATCAGTACATGAATGAATTGTCTGAGCAGCCAGAGCGCAAGATCACTCGCAACCAAAAGCGCAAACATGAtgaaatcaaccatgtgcaaaag ACTTATGCTGAAATGGATCCCACTACAGCAGCTTTGGAGAAGGAACATGAAGCA ATCACCAAGGTGAAATATGTGGACAAGATCCATATTGGAAACTATGAGATTGATGCATGGTATTTCTCACCATTCCCAGAAGACTACGGAAAGCAGCCCAAGCTATGGATCTGCGAGTACTGCCTCAAGTACATGAAGTTTGAGAAGACTTACCGCTACCATCTT GGTCAGTGTCAATGGCGGCAACCACCAGGGAAGGAGATCTACCGGAAGAACAATATTTCAGTGTATGAGGTAGATGGCAAAGACCACAAG ATTTACTGCCAGAATTTATGTCTCTTGGCCAAACTTTTCCTAGACCATAAGACCCTCTACTTTGATGTGGAGCCCTTCATTTTCTACATCCTTACTGAGGTCGACAGGCAAGGGGCCCATATTGTGGGCTACTTCTCCAAG GAGAAAGAGTCACCAGATGGCAACAATGTGGCCTGCATCCTCACCTTGCCACCATACCAGAGGCGTGGTTACGGAAAGTTCCTCATTGCTTTCA GCTATGAACTCTCCAAGTTGGAAAGCACAGTGGGCTCCCCAGAGAAGCCCCTCTCGGATCTGGGCAAGCTGAGCTACCGTAGCTATTGGTCGTGGGTGTTGCTGGAGATCCTCCGGGATTTCCGGGGGACACTCTCCATCAAAGATCTCAG ATGA